One segment of Acidobacteriota bacterium DNA contains the following:
- the recJ gene encoding single-stranded-DNA-specific exonuclease RecJ, producing MRPRLWTRRAEAAGVEADRLAAAMGVAPVIARLLVQRGLSDPDEAARFLAPRLEHLVDPFRLTDLGRAVDRLLAAIDGQESIAIHGDYDVDGITSTVILRRAIELLGGRVAHFLPERVRDGYGLQVPAVERLHADGVGLLVSVDCGIRSLDAAARARDLGIDLIVTDHHEPDATLPPALAVLNPKRADCAYPDKHLAGVGVALKLVHGLCARRGREHWLPAFVKMAAIGTIADVVPLVGENRVIAKLGLELLSNGRHKIGLRALLEVAGLAGRQVDGHHVGFFLGPRLNAAGRMGSPELAARLLLLDDERDAPLARDLATRLDEENKKRQAEEAAILAAARRAIEADPDIGAHNALVVAGEGWHRGVVGIVASKLVESFHRPVVVLAVEDGVAHGSCRSIPAFDMLGGLERCSDLLLRFGGHRQAAGLSLEAGRVGDFRRRLTAHANEVLEPDDLRPRLGVDLPLRLAEITPALVEGLAQLAPFGLGNERPVFSSGGVEVVDGPSRLKERHLVMTVRQDGRRFRAIAWRAAERQRLFDALRSGLDVAYHVERNTFRDETTIELQVLDARAPGGATEDAPASDAPEGMR from the coding sequence GACCCGTTTCGCCTGACCGACCTCGGCCGAGCCGTCGACCGGCTGCTCGCGGCGATCGATGGCCAGGAGTCGATCGCGATTCACGGCGACTACGATGTCGACGGCATCACGTCGACCGTGATCCTGCGGCGGGCGATCGAACTGCTCGGCGGGCGCGTGGCGCACTTCCTCCCAGAGCGCGTCCGCGACGGCTACGGGCTCCAGGTGCCCGCCGTCGAGCGCCTGCACGCCGACGGCGTCGGCCTCCTGGTGTCGGTCGACTGTGGCATCCGCAGCCTCGACGCCGCCGCGCGGGCACGCGACCTCGGCATCGACCTGATCGTCACCGATCACCACGAGCCCGATGCCACGCTGCCCCCGGCCCTCGCCGTCCTCAACCCCAAGCGGGCCGACTGCGCCTACCCGGACAAGCACCTCGCGGGCGTGGGCGTGGCGCTCAAGCTCGTGCACGGGTTGTGCGCAAGGCGCGGCCGCGAGCACTGGCTGCCGGCATTCGTGAAGATGGCGGCCATCGGCACCATCGCCGACGTGGTGCCGCTCGTGGGCGAGAACCGCGTCATCGCCAAGCTCGGCCTCGAGTTGCTGTCCAACGGGCGCCACAAAATCGGCCTGCGGGCCCTGCTCGAGGTCGCCGGTCTCGCCGGCCGCCAGGTCGACGGCCACCACGTGGGCTTCTTCCTCGGGCCGAGGCTGAACGCCGCGGGCCGCATGGGCTCGCCAGAGCTCGCCGCCCGGCTCCTGCTGCTCGACGACGAGCGCGACGCGCCGCTCGCCCGCGACCTCGCGACCCGCCTCGACGAGGAGAACAAGAAGCGGCAGGCGGAGGAAGCCGCGATCCTCGCGGCCGCCAGGCGGGCCATCGAGGCCGATCCGGACATCGGGGCGCACAACGCGCTCGTCGTGGCTGGCGAGGGCTGGCACCGCGGCGTCGTCGGCATCGTCGCGTCGAAGCTCGTCGAGAGCTTCCATCGTCCGGTCGTGGTGCTGGCCGTCGAGGACGGCGTCGCGCACGGATCCTGCCGCAGCATTCCGGCCTTCGACATGCTGGGCGGACTCGAACGCTGCAGCGACCTGCTGCTGCGGTTCGGCGGCCATCGGCAGGCCGCGGGGCTGTCGCTCGAGGCCGGGCGGGTTGGCGACTTCAGGCGCCGCCTGACCGCGCACGCCAACGAGGTCCTCGAGCCCGACGACCTCCGGCCGCGGCTCGGCGTCGATCTGCCCCTTCGGCTGGCGGAGATCACGCCGGCTCTCGTCGAGGGACTCGCGCAGCTCGCCCCGTTCGGCCTCGGCAACGAGCGCCCCGTCTTCTCGAGCGGCGGCGTCGAAGTGGTCGACGGACCGTCGCGCCTCAAGGAGCGCCATCTGGTGATGACCGTGCGACAGGACGGCCGCCGGTTTCGCGCCATCGCGTGGCGGGCCGCCGAACGGCAGCGGCTCTTCGACGCCCTCCGTTCGGGACTCGACGTCGCCTACCACGTCGAGCGCAACACCTTCCGAGACGAGACGACGATCGAGCTGCAGGTGCTCGACGCCCGCGCGCCCGGCGGGGCGACCGAGGACGCCCCCGCGTCCGACGCTCCCGAGGGGATGCGGTAG
- the lptC gene encoding LPS export ABC transporter periplasmic protein LptC, whose translation MRWQRLLRPALAVFAVGFVIVLVLAIRPRPAMQGGQVVERTDPEAVAETEGGVLSVARGAEAHLRVEYARLLTYADGSSRFEDVRVLVPDRNGRDYTIEGRRGQVSGNQSLVDLEGDVTLTGSDGLTVTGERASYDNGDGMVRLPGPVAFSRGRMAGTSIGATFDQRRDVLWLLERARVTIAPDETGAGEARIEADAAGFARAEHYLRFTGAVRLERGGQVVETDSAVAYLDEAGERVELLELRGNARVSRQAPAPGGLEAMTARDMNLLYGGDGQTLERATLAGTAAIGLAGEGGRPGQRLAADFLDIGLDADGATMTSLVARDGVELELPATGATPARRIRSRVLEASGAAGKGLTSARFIDDVEFRETRAATRTSAAIDRDVRARELDADVTGGLGAIETARFGGGVRFRDGPLDAVAPDATYAVASGRLHLVGQGTRVNDERATIQARTIDVTLDGRGLEADGDVRSVLKAATGDTERRRTGGEAGGAVQRPSMLRDDQPVNVTGSHMVYDSDTGQATYTGDARLWQGETAVQGATLVLDDRAGNLTATGGVRSTWRLEDTDAKTGKTETKTTIATAEQLVYEEARRLATYTTNARMNGPEGDLRAARIELFLDETGRALERAEAYEAVTLRSDLRWSVGDRLTYFAADARYVMSGAPVRIYEQQAQECRETTGRTLTFYRSTDSISVDGDQEQRTETRSGGKCPVPPAG comes from the coding sequence ATGCGGTGGCAGCGTCTCCTTCGCCCCGCCCTGGCGGTATTCGCCGTGGGCTTCGTCATCGTCCTCGTCCTGGCGATCCGGCCGCGGCCGGCGATGCAGGGCGGGCAGGTGGTGGAGCGGACCGATCCCGAGGCCGTCGCCGAGACCGAAGGCGGCGTGCTCTCCGTCGCGCGCGGGGCGGAAGCGCACCTCCGAGTCGAGTACGCCCGCCTGCTGACGTATGCCGACGGGTCGTCCCGCTTCGAGGACGTCCGCGTGCTCGTTCCCGACCGGAACGGGCGCGACTACACGATCGAGGGCCGGCGCGGACAGGTGAGCGGCAACCAGTCGCTCGTGGATCTCGAGGGCGATGTCACGCTCACGGGGTCCGACGGCCTGACCGTCACGGGCGAGAGGGCCTCCTACGACAACGGCGACGGCATGGTGCGCCTGCCGGGCCCAGTGGCGTTCTCGAGAGGACGGATGGCGGGCACGTCGATTGGCGCGACGTTCGATCAGCGCCGCGACGTCCTGTGGCTGCTCGAGCGCGCGCGGGTCACCATCGCGCCGGACGAGACGGGCGCGGGCGAGGCCAGGATCGAGGCCGATGCGGCCGGCTTCGCGCGGGCCGAGCACTACCTGCGCTTCACTGGCGCCGTGCGGCTCGAGCGTGGCGGGCAGGTGGTCGAGACCGACAGCGCCGTCGCCTACCTCGACGAGGCCGGCGAACGGGTCGAACTGCTCGAGCTGCGAGGCAACGCGCGGGTCTCGCGTCAGGCTCCGGCACCCGGCGGCCTCGAGGCCATGACCGCTCGGGACATGAACCTCCTCTACGGAGGCGACGGGCAGACGCTCGAGCGGGCCACGCTCGCCGGGACGGCCGCGATCGGGCTCGCCGGCGAGGGCGGACGGCCGGGCCAGCGTCTGGCCGCCGACTTCCTCGACATCGGGCTCGACGCCGACGGCGCCACGATGACGTCGCTCGTCGCCCGAGATGGGGTGGAGCTCGAGCTGCCGGCCACGGGCGCGACGCCGGCCCGCCGGATTCGTTCGCGGGTGCTGGAGGCCTCGGGCGCAGCGGGCAAGGGGCTGACGAGCGCGCGCTTCATCGACGACGTCGAGTTCAGGGAGACGCGCGCCGCCACCCGCACGAGCGCGGCCATCGATCGCGACGTCCGGGCCCGCGAGCTCGACGCCGACGTGACCGGGGGCCTCGGGGCCATCGAGACGGCCCGGTTCGGCGGCGGTGTCCGGTTCCGGGACGGCCCGCTCGACGCCGTGGCCCCCGATGCGACGTACGCGGTCGCGTCGGGGCGGCTCCACCTCGTGGGGCAGGGGACGCGCGTGAACGACGAGCGGGCGACCATCCAGGCCCGCACCATCGACGTGACGCTCGACGGACGTGGCCTCGAGGCCGACGGCGACGTCCGCAGCGTGCTCAAGGCCGCCACGGGCGACACGGAGCGCCGGCGCACGGGAGGCGAGGCGGGCGGTGCCGTGCAGCGGCCCAGCATGCTCCGGGACGACCAGCCGGTGAACGTGACCGGGTCGCACATGGTCTACGACAGCGACACGGGACAGGCCACCTACACCGGCGACGCGCGCCTCTGGCAGGGAGAGACCGCCGTGCAGGGTGCGACGCTCGTGCTCGACGACCGGGCGGGCAACCTGACGGCGACCGGCGGGGTTCGTTCGACGTGGCGTCTGGAAGACACCGATGCCAAGACCGGGAAGACCGAAACGAAGACCACTATCGCGACGGCCGAGCAGCTCGTGTACGAGGAGGCGCGCCGCCTGGCGACCTACACGACCAACGCGCGGATGAACGGGCCCGAGGGCGACCTCCGCGCCGCGCGCATCGAACTCTTCCTCGACGAGACGGGCCGGGCGCTCGAACGGGCGGAAGCGTACGAGGCGGTCACGCTGCGCTCCGACCTGCGCTGGTCGGTCGGCGACCGGCTCACGTACTTCGCGGCGGACGCGCGCTACGTGATGAGCGGCGCGCCGGTGCGCATCTACGAACAGCAGGCGCAGGAGTGCCGCGAAACCACCGGTCGCACTTTGACTTTCTACAGGTCGACTGATAGCATTTCCGTCGACGGCGACCAGGAACAACGCACCGAAACGAGGTCGGGCGGGAAGTGCCCGGTGCCTCCGGCGGGGTGA
- the lptB gene encoding LPS export ABC transporter ATP-binding protein, translated as MATLRTEALTKSYGGRMVVKGISLDVASGEVVGLLGPNGAGKTTTFYMVVGLTAPDAGRVLLDGRDVTADPMYVRARKGVGYLPQEPSIFRGLTVEQNILAILETLDVDAGTRKARLRELLAELGLTPLARSPAYTLSGGERRRAEITRALVMSPKFVLLDEPFAGIDPIAVTDIQKIIFHLKTRGIGVLITDHNVRETLRITDRAYIVHDGVIFRSGTPDALAADEDVKRIYLGADFRLD; from the coding sequence ATGGCGACGCTACGGACGGAAGCGCTGACCAAGTCCTATGGCGGCCGCATGGTCGTCAAGGGCATCAGTCTCGACGTGGCGTCGGGCGAGGTCGTCGGACTGCTCGGCCCCAATGGGGCGGGTAAGACCACCACGTTCTACATGGTCGTCGGGTTGACGGCGCCGGACGCCGGGCGCGTGCTGCTCGACGGCCGCGACGTGACCGCCGATCCCATGTACGTCCGGGCGCGGAAGGGGGTCGGGTACCTCCCCCAGGAGCCGTCGATCTTCCGTGGTCTCACGGTCGAGCAGAACATTCTCGCCATCCTCGAGACGCTCGACGTCGACGCCGGCACGCGGAAGGCGAGGCTGCGCGAGCTGCTCGCTGAGCTCGGCCTCACGCCCCTCGCGCGGTCGCCGGCCTACACCCTGTCGGGGGGCGAGCGGCGGCGCGCGGAGATCACGCGCGCGCTGGTGATGTCGCCGAAGTTCGTGCTGCTCGACGAGCCGTTCGCGGGCATCGACCCGATAGCGGTCACCGACATCCAGAAGATCATCTTTCACCTGAAGACGCGCGGGATCGGGGTGCTGATCACCGACCACAACGTCCGCGAGACCTTGCGCATCACGGACCGAGCGTATATCGTGCATGACGGCGTCATCTTCCGGAGCGGCACGCCGGACGCGCTCGCGGCGGACGAGGACGTCAAGCGGATCTACCTCGGGGCCGATTTCCGGTTGGACTGA
- the rpoN gene encoding RNA polymerase factor sigma-54, translating into MAIQQKLHTKLVQKLILTPSLQQAIKLLPMSTLELADLLTQEVVENPLLEEIPTDDLQQVDAAAQTEKPEPETPAAEKSDTWDDSDYEYFFGDYLDDGYRPRQALEVKELPPIENTLSTSASLADHLLWQLSLQANDEATREIGTAIIGNLDDDGYLVASVDEIASMGEWGLDEVERVLALVQAFDPIGVAARDLQECLTLQLHHLGLDGTPTEKIVSEHLRLLQNHQVPEIARRLGLTIDEIKHHVEIIRGLDPKPGSRFNPTQSPYVIPDVYVVKVEDQYVAVLNEEGLPQLRISPVYRRLLDKGGEASDETRAYVKEKFRSALWLIKSVDQRQKTIHKVATSIISFQKDFLDHGIEHLRPLVLRDVANDIGMHESTVSRVVNNKYMHTPQGVFEMKFFFHSGISSSYGESVSSVTIKQRIRKIIEAEDARRPLSDSKIVSILQGEGLMLARRTIAKYREEMKIPTSNQRKILY; encoded by the coding sequence ATGGCGATTCAGCAGAAGCTCCACACGAAGCTCGTTCAGAAGCTCATTCTCACGCCGTCGCTGCAGCAGGCGATCAAGCTGCTGCCGATGTCGACGCTGGAGCTCGCCGATCTGCTGACGCAGGAAGTGGTCGAGAACCCGCTGCTCGAGGAAATCCCCACCGACGACCTGCAGCAGGTCGACGCGGCGGCCCAGACCGAGAAGCCAGAGCCCGAGACGCCGGCCGCCGAGAAGAGCGACACCTGGGACGACAGCGACTACGAGTACTTCTTCGGCGACTACCTCGACGATGGGTATCGGCCCCGCCAGGCCCTCGAGGTGAAGGAGCTCCCGCCCATCGAGAACACGCTGTCGACGAGCGCCTCGCTCGCCGATCATCTCCTGTGGCAGCTCTCGCTGCAGGCCAACGACGAAGCGACGCGCGAGATCGGCACGGCCATCATCGGGAACCTCGACGACGACGGATATCTCGTGGCCTCGGTCGACGAGATCGCCTCGATGGGCGAGTGGGGCCTCGACGAGGTCGAGCGCGTGCTCGCGCTCGTGCAGGCCTTCGATCCGATCGGCGTCGCCGCGCGCGACCTGCAGGAGTGCCTGACGCTCCAGCTGCACCACCTCGGGCTCGACGGCACGCCGACCGAGAAGATCGTCAGCGAGCACCTGCGGCTGCTCCAGAACCACCAGGTGCCGGAGATCGCCCGGCGCCTCGGCCTGACGATCGACGAGATCAAGCACCACGTCGAGATCATCCGCGGGCTGGATCCGAAGCCGGGCAGCCGCTTCAACCCGACGCAGTCGCCGTACGTCATCCCCGACGTGTACGTCGTGAAGGTCGAAGACCAGTACGTCGCCGTGCTGAACGAGGAGGGGCTGCCGCAGCTGCGCATCAGCCCGGTCTACCGGCGCCTGCTCGACAAGGGCGGCGAGGCGAGCGACGAGACCCGCGCGTACGTGAAGGAGAAGTTCCGGTCGGCGCTGTGGCTCATCAAGTCGGTGGATCAGCGCCAGAAGACGATCCACAAGGTCGCCACGAGCATCATCAGCTTCCAGAAGGACTTCCTCGACCACGGCATCGAGCACCTGCGCCCGCTGGTGCTGCGCGACGTGGCCAACGACATCGGTATGCACGAGTCGACGGTCAGCCGCGTCGTGAACAACAAGTACATGCACACGCCCCAGGGCGTGTTCGAGATGAAGTTCTTCTTCCACAGCGGCATCAGCAGCTCGTACGGCGAGAGCGTGTCGTCGGTGACGATCAAGCAGCGCATCCGGAAGATCATCGAGGCCGAGGACGCCCGCCGCCCGCTCAGCGATTCGAAGATCGTCAGCATCCTCCAGGGCGAGGGCCTGATGCTCGCGCGGCGCACCATCGCCAAGTACCGCGAAGAGATGAAGATCCCGACCTCCAATCAACGCAAGATCCTCTACTGA
- the raiA gene encoding ribosome-associated translation inhibitor RaiA has product MRLVLTGRNVDITPALRSQLARRLARIGRVLGPAVVSAQVVLTREKHRLVTDLTLHARDDKMLTAVGAATSWPLSMREAVDKVEQQAQKVKEKWVSRKRRAVGGKRLEPPSPIEPATAPVEPPRAEAPRLHRTRYVVRSLSAADAAAKVGPHPDAFVLFRDARSGDLALVYRRKDGKLGLVEPEA; this is encoded by the coding sequence ATGCGTCTCGTGCTGACCGGGCGCAACGTCGACATCACGCCGGCGCTGCGCTCGCAACTCGCGCGTCGCCTCGCCCGCATCGGCCGGGTGCTCGGCCCGGCCGTGGTCTCGGCGCAGGTCGTGCTGACCCGCGAGAAGCATCGCCTCGTCACCGATCTCACCCTGCACGCCCGCGACGACAAGATGCTGACGGCGGTCGGCGCCGCCACCTCGTGGCCGCTCTCCATGCGCGAGGCCGTCGACAAGGTGGAGCAGCAGGCCCAGAAGGTGAAGGAGAAGTGGGTCAGCCGCAAGCGCCGGGCCGTCGGCGGGAAGCGCCTCGAGCCCCCATCGCCGATCGAGCCGGCCACGGCCCCGGTCGAGCCTCCGCGCGCCGAAGCGCCCAGGCTCCATCGGACGCGCTACGTCGTCCGGTCGCTCAGCGCCGCCGACGCCGCCGCGAAGGTCGGCCCGCATCCCGACGCGTTCGTGCTCTTCCGCGACGCCAGGAGCGGCGACCTGGCTCTGGTCTACCGACGCAAGGACGGGAAGCTCGGCCTCGTCGAGCCCGAGGCCTGA
- the hprK gene encoding HPr(Ser) kinase/phosphatase, whose protein sequence is MSYTPAFTVSALLSTARALGVDVELLAGETGLHRRISVATIQKTGLALAGFDRYLRAGRVLVFGESEVRFLEALDPGPRRDAVRRVISHDLPAILLTAGATAPGELVAESHGRGMPLLRTSLSTPVAISRITTLLEDRLAPREMIHGVLLDILGLGVLVLGESGIGKSECALDLVVRGHRLVADDAVEIRRRAETVLIGTCPELTRHHMEIRGIGLINIRDMFGVASTRSSKRVEFVVHLERWEPGREYERLGLDQQTHRVLGVDIPMVNMPVAPGRNVAILVEVAARNQLLRSRGRHAARELVARADRRLVEPEAATDDEALDLEEER, encoded by the coding sequence ATGTCGTACACGCCGGCGTTCACCGTCAGCGCGCTGCTCTCGACCGCGCGGGCGCTCGGCGTGGACGTGGAGCTGCTCGCGGGCGAGACCGGCCTCCACCGCCGGATCAGCGTCGCCACGATCCAGAAGACGGGGCTCGCCCTCGCCGGCTTCGATCGCTACCTGCGCGCGGGCCGCGTCCTCGTCTTCGGCGAGAGCGAGGTGCGCTTCCTCGAGGCCCTCGACCCGGGGCCCCGGCGGGACGCCGTGCGGCGCGTGATCTCGCACGATCTGCCCGCCATCCTCCTCACGGCCGGCGCGACGGCCCCCGGCGAGCTCGTCGCCGAGAGCCACGGCCGCGGGATGCCGCTGCTGCGCACCTCGCTGTCGACGCCGGTCGCCATCTCGCGCATCACGACCCTGCTCGAGGACCGGCTCGCGCCCCGCGAGATGATCCACGGCGTGCTGCTCGACATCCTGGGCCTCGGCGTGCTCGTGCTCGGCGAGAGCGGCATCGGCAAGAGCGAGTGCGCGCTCGACCTCGTGGTGCGCGGCCACCGGCTCGTCGCCGACGACGCGGTCGAGATCCGCCGGCGGGCCGAGACCGTGCTGATCGGGACGTGTCCCGAGCTGACGCGCCACCACATGGAGATCCGGGGCATCGGTCTCATCAACATCCGAGACATGTTCGGCGTGGCGTCGACGCGATCGTCCAAGCGGGTCGAGTTCGTCGTGCACCTCGAACGGTGGGAGCCTGGCCGCGAGTACGAACGCCTCGGCCTCGATCAGCAGACGCACCGGGTGCTCGGCGTCGACATTCCCATGGTCAACATGCCGGTCGCCCCGGGGCGCAACGTCGCCATCCTCGTGGAAGTGGCGGCACGCAACCAGCTGCTCCGCAGCCGGGGACGGCACGCGGCCCGTGAGCTCGTGGCGCGCGCCGACCGCCGGCTCGTCGAGCCGGAGGCCGCGACGGATGACGAGGCGCTCGACCTCGAGGAGGAGCGATGA
- the rapZ gene encoding RNase adapter RapZ → MRPPVPRRRRGRAPTGAGARLVVLTGLSGAGKSQAIRALEDLGYFCVDNLPITLLPTLAELTLRAGSDISRAAVVIDIREGPLLDEFPAIFRRLKRSRELAPQLIFLDAKDGALVRRFSETRRPHPLGTGRSVAEGIRAERRRLAPIRQLADQIIDTTDMTVHELRQRFLAMSRGTAGVDGPLVTFMSFGFKHGLPLDADLVFDVRFLPNPHFVPALRPKTGRDRPVVRFLEQFDETREFLERVGALLDFLLPRYAAEGKSYVTVAIGCTGGRHRSVALAEALCRRLAGVEGLRLRVRHRDIAAE, encoded by the coding sequence ATGAGGCCGCCAGTTCCGCGACGACGTCGCGGCCGCGCGCCCACCGGGGCCGGCGCCCGTCTCGTCGTCCTGACCGGGTTGTCGGGGGCGGGGAAGAGCCAGGCCATCCGCGCCCTCGAAGACCTCGGCTACTTCTGCGTCGACAACCTGCCCATCACCCTGCTGCCGACGCTGGCGGAGCTCACCTTGCGGGCCGGATCGGACATCTCGCGCGCGGCCGTCGTGATCGACATCCGCGAGGGACCACTGCTCGACGAGTTCCCGGCGATCTTCCGCCGCCTGAAGCGGTCGAGGGAGCTGGCCCCGCAGCTCATCTTCCTCGATGCGAAGGACGGCGCGCTCGTCCGGCGGTTCAGCGAGACGCGGCGTCCGCACCCGCTCGGCACCGGGCGCTCGGTGGCCGAAGGCATCCGGGCCGAGCGCCGGCGGCTGGCACCGATTCGCCAGCTCGCCGATCAGATCATCGACACGACCGACATGACGGTCCACGAGCTGCGCCAGCGGTTCCTCGCGATGTCGCGCGGCACGGCCGGCGTCGACGGTCCGCTGGTCACCTTCATGAGCTTCGGGTTCAAGCACGGCCTGCCACTGGACGCCGACCTCGTCTTCGACGTCAGATTCCTGCCGAACCCGCACTTCGTGCCCGCCCTGCGACCGAAGACCGGGCGCGACCGCCCCGTGGTCCGCTTCCTCGAACAGTTCGACGAGACGCGCGAGTTCCTCGAACGGGTGGGGGCGCTGCTCGACTTCCTGCTCCCGCGCTACGCTGCGGAGGGCAAGAGCTACGTGACGGTGGCGATAGGCTGCACCGGCGGCCGGCACCGGTCGGTCGCGCTGGCGGAGGCGCTCTGCCGGCGACTCGCCGGCGTCGAGGGCCTTCGGCTGCGCGTGCGGCACCGCGACATCGCCGCCGAGTGA
- a CDS encoding HPr family phosphocarrier protein — MVARTIVVPNPLGMHARAAARFARLAAEFSSRVRVGREGRVMDGKSILGLLLLAAAHGTAITITAEGDDESLAVDALVSLVARGFGEAHDHHEGDHRP; from the coding sequence ATGGTGGCGCGGACCATCGTCGTCCCGAACCCGCTCGGCATGCACGCGCGGGCCGCCGCGAGGTTCGCGCGCCTCGCCGCCGAGTTCTCGTCGCGCGTCCGGGTGGGGCGCGAGGGCCGCGTCATGGACGGAAAGAGCATCCTGGGGCTGCTGCTGCTCGCCGCCGCCCACGGCACGGCCATCACGATCACGGCGGAGGGAGACGACGAGTCCCTCGCCGTCGACGCGCTGGTGTCGCTCGTCGCTCGGGGGTTCGGCGAGGCCCACGACCACCACGAGGGAGATCATCGACCATGA
- a CDS encoding cupin, protein MTNAEGPARVEKPWGYELHWAKTDRYVGKLIHVNAGHALSLQYHDLKDETIFLWSGRLLFEIQEGDTLVKREMVPGEAVHITPKTVHRMTALEDSDIFEVSTPELHDVVRLEDRYGRAEPAG, encoded by the coding sequence ATGACGAACGCTGAAGGGCCGGCTCGCGTCGAGAAGCCGTGGGGCTACGAACTGCACTGGGCCAAGACCGACCGCTACGTGGGCAAGCTGATTCACGTCAACGCGGGCCACGCGCTCAGCCTGCAGTACCACGACCTCAAGGACGAGACGATCTTCCTCTGGTCGGGACGGCTGCTCTTCGAGATTCAGGAGGGCGACACGCTCGTCAAGCGCGAGATGGTGCCCGGGGAGGCGGTGCACATCACGCCGAAGACCGTGCACCGGATGACGGCACTCGAAGACTCCGACATCTTCGAGGTCTCGACGCCCGAGTTGCACGACGTCGTCAGGCTCGAAGACCGGTACGGGCGCGCCGAACCCGCAGGGTAG
- the ssb gene encoding single-stranded DNA-binding protein gives MNKAILVGNLGRDAELKYSAGGFPVSRFSLATTDRRKDSRSGEWVDRTEWHRIVILGKQAESLNDYLKKGKQIFVEGRIETRSWDDKDGQKKYMTEIVADRIQLLGSPGGSGRGAGRSDDYGDSAPADDVSFGPADDDIPF, from the coding sequence GTGAACAAGGCAATCCTGGTGGGCAACCTGGGGCGCGACGCGGAGCTGAAGTACTCCGCCGGCGGATTCCCGGTGTCGCGGTTCAGCCTGGCGACGACGGACCGCCGCAAGGACAGCCGATCGGGCGAGTGGGTCGACCGCACCGAGTGGCATCGCATCGTGATCCTCGGCAAGCAGGCCGAATCGCTGAACGACTACCTGAAGAAGGGCAAACAGATCTTCGTCGAGGGCCGCATCGAGACCCGCTCGTGGGACGACAAGGATGGCCAGAAGAAGTACATGACGGAGATCGTCGCGGACCGCATCCAGCTGCTCGGGAGTCCGGGCGGGAGCGGACGGGGGGCCGGGCGCAGCGACGACTACGGCGACAGCGCTCCGGCCGACGACGTGAGCTTCGGCCCCGCCGACGACGACATCCCGTTCTGA
- a CDS encoding tetratricopeptide repeat protein: MRPLVPGPVVVAAVVCALVSGVAAPAGAANREHQQMMADIRMLQEQNQQLQVTLLALSDALRAITARIDDQSAQTQKAFADQRLLVDTLTGELRVVREKIDDSNVRIASLRQEIEAVRLSIPMMPAGGAPETAPVEGADPTATPPPAPLPSPVAGMAPQRLYDTAYADFASGQWGLAIQGFEAYIRSFPRSDLAERAQFYIAESYDLDGKPEQAITAYDQVIANYPTGEQAPFAYYKRGLLLARLGQVERARESWETTIQKYPDSDASRLAKQRLDQLRRPGR; encoded by the coding sequence ATGCGTCCACTCGTTCCAGGTCCCGTCGTCGTGGCGGCGGTGGTGTGCGCGCTCGTTTCGGGCGTGGCCGCGCCGGCCGGCGCGGCCAACCGTGAACATCAGCAGATGATGGCCGACATCCGGATGCTGCAGGAGCAGAACCAGCAGTTGCAGGTCACGCTCCTCGCGCTCTCCGACGCGCTCAGGGCCATCACGGCGCGCATCGACGATCAGTCGGCCCAGACGCAGAAGGCGTTCGCCGACCAGCGCCTGCTCGTCGACACCCTCACTGGCGAGCTGCGCGTGGTGCGCGAGAAGATCGACGACAGCAACGTGCGGATCGCATCGCTGCGGCAGGAGATCGAGGCCGTCCGGCTCTCGATTCCGATGATGCCCGCCGGCGGCGCGCCGGAGACGGCGCCGGTGGAGGGCGCCGATCCGACGGCGACCCCACCCCCGGCGCCGCTGCCGTCGCCGGTGGCCGGCATGGCACCGCAGCGGCTGTACGACACGGCGTACGCCGACTTCGCGTCGGGCCAGTGGGGTCTGGCCATCCAGGGGTTCGAGGCCTACATCCGGTCGTTCCCCCGCTCCGACCTGGCCGAGCGGGCGCAGTTCTACATCGCGGAGTCGTACGACCTCGACGGTAAGCCGGAGCAGGCCATTACCGCCTACGATCAGGTGATCGCGAACTACCCCACGGGCGAGCAGGCGCCGTTTGCGTATTACAAGCGGGGGCTGCTGCTCGCGCGGCTCGGGCAGGTGGAGCGGGCGCGCGAGTCGTGGGAGACGACGATTCAGAAGTATCCCGATTCCGATGCGAGCCGGCTGGCCAAGCAGCGACTCGACCAACTCCGGCGGCCCGGGCGCTGA